A single region of the Bacillota bacterium genome encodes:
- the cas3 gene encoding CRISPR-associated helicase Cas3' — protein sequence MHFYAHSSAVPGKPWQKLSEHLSNTAKRAEQFASEFHAGDFGYICGALHDIGKYSPEFQERLRGARFPVDHSTAGAIEAKVLFGESFGKLLAYCIAGHHSGLPDYGTHASTEGTLCSRFNKQVKDYSSYRLDIGSQIEKLQPTFPLNPMQDYVGFSISFFVRMLYSCLVDADFLDTESYMSEVVKPRGNNTSIVDLHATLSSFLRGFVNRSTKINIKRCEILDRSLTMAEQEQGLYSLTVPTGGGKTYSSLAFALKHAVEHKLNRVIYVIPYTSIIEQNAKVFKDTLGEHNILEHHSNYQFQERLTEDYKTIDAKLKLATENWDIPIVVTTNVQFFESLFSNRSSRCRKLHNMSRSVIIFDEAQMLPLSYLKPCLLAVTELVRNYGSTAVLCTATQPSIRGLLPSGMQPVEIMDNPQQLYQDFKKVQVVKEGKVSDDSLVENLNKLKQVLCIVNTRKHAKELFAKLEDKENSFHLSTLMCSIHRQQTIAIIRQRLRNQQPCRVISTQLIEAGVDVDFPVVYRALAGIDSIVQSAGRCNREGHLRTGYLHVFEPDSNYSKLRGYLERTAKVAEEVFRHYDDPISLEAIEFYFKQLYMLEGESLLDKKGIIECFEARHTQLEFDFQTAARDFRLIESNTVSVIVPFNNQADRLINAAKYTPYPLSLARKLQAFTLSIYEHEYKKLLKNSSLQTVNDTFVILKDLEGNYNKKTGLTVPMETFGEGIFI from the coding sequence GTGCATTTTTATGCCCATTCTTCTGCTGTTCCAGGTAAACCGTGGCAGAAGTTATCTGAGCATCTTAGTAATACTGCAAAAAGAGCTGAACAGTTTGCCTCAGAGTTTCACGCTGGTGACTTCGGGTATATCTGTGGCGCATTACATGACATAGGCAAGTACTCTCCTGAGTTTCAGGAACGGCTTCGTGGAGCACGTTTCCCGGTGGATCATTCAACTGCAGGGGCAATTGAGGCTAAAGTCCTTTTTGGTGAATCGTTCGGCAAACTTTTAGCTTATTGCATTGCAGGTCACCATAGCGGGTTGCCAGATTATGGGACCCACGCTTCAACAGAGGGCACTTTATGTTCACGATTTAATAAACAAGTTAAAGATTACAGTTCTTATAGGCTGGATATCGGTAGTCAAATTGAAAAGCTGCAACCTACATTTCCGCTCAACCCAATGCAAGATTATGTTGGCTTCTCGATTTCATTTTTTGTCAGGATGCTGTATTCGTGTTTAGTGGACGCAGATTTTTTGGATACTGAAAGCTACATGTCCGAAGTTGTGAAGCCCAGGGGGAACAATACTTCTATTGTCGATTTGCACGCCACTCTAAGTTCCTTTTTAAGAGGTTTTGTTAATCGGTCCACCAAAATTAACATCAAACGGTGTGAAATTCTAGATCGAAGTCTGACTATGGCAGAGCAAGAGCAAGGTCTATATTCTCTTACTGTTCCAACAGGAGGGGGCAAAACGTATTCTTCCTTAGCTTTTGCCCTCAAGCATGCGGTGGAGCATAAGTTAAACAGGGTTATCTATGTCATCCCTTACACCAGTATTATTGAGCAAAATGCTAAAGTATTTAAAGACACTTTAGGGGAACATAATATTCTTGAACATCACAGCAACTATCAATTTCAAGAACGTCTGACTGAAGATTATAAAACTATTGATGCTAAGTTAAAGCTGGCAACTGAAAACTGGGATATCCCAATCGTGGTAACAACCAACGTACAGTTTTTCGAGTCTTTGTTCTCAAACAGGAGTTCCAGATGTAGGAAGTTACATAACATGTCACGTAGCGTAATTATTTTTGATGAGGCCCAGATGTTGCCGTTGTCTTATTTGAAACCGTGCCTGTTGGCAGTAACTGAGTTGGTGAGGAATTACGGTTCAACGGCTGTTCTATGTACTGCTACTCAGCCTTCAATCAGAGGTCTGCTGCCTTCAGGGATGCAGCCAGTAGAAATAATGGACAATCCCCAACAACTATATCAGGATTTTAAAAAGGTTCAGGTGGTCAAAGAAGGTAAAGTTAGTGACGATAGTCTCGTTGAAAACCTTAATAAGCTAAAGCAAGTTCTTTGTATAGTTAACACCCGTAAACATGCAAAGGAGCTCTTTGCAAAGCTAGAGGATAAGGAAAACTCATTTCACTTGAGTACGCTTATGTGTTCAATTCATCGTCAACAAACGATTGCAATTATCAGGCAAAGGTTAAGAAATCAACAGCCGTGTCGAGTTATATCTACTCAATTGATAGAGGCAGGCGTTGATGTTGATTTTCCAGTAGTCTATCGCGCTCTCGCTGGTATTGACTCCATTGTTCAATCAGCCGGTAGATGTAATCGGGAAGGACACTTACGGACAGGCTACCTGCATGTTTTTGAACCAGACTCAAATTATTCAAAATTAAGGGGGTATTTGGAGAGAACAGCCAAAGTAGCCGAGGAAGTGTTTAGGCATTATGATGATCCAATTTCTTTAGAAGCCATAGAGTTTTATTTTAAGCAGCTTTATATGTTGGAAGGGGAAAGCTTACTGGATAAAAAGGGAATTATTGAGTGCTTCGAGGCAAGACATACGCAGCTTGAATTTGACTTCCAAACTGCTGCTAGAGATTTTCGTCTCATTGAAAGCAATACGGTTTCTGTAATAGTTCCGTTTAATAACCAAGCAGACAGGTTAATTAACGCTGCTAAGTATACCCCTTACCCGCTCAGTCTCGCACGAAAGTTACAAGCATTTACTTTGTCCATCTACGAGCATGAGTATAAGAAGCTGCTAAAAAACTCATCATTACAGACAGTAAACGATACTTTTGTTATTCTGAAAGATTTGGAGGGAAATTACAATAAAAAAACTGGATTAACAGTGCCAATGGAAACCTTTGGCGAAGGAATTTTTATCTAG
- the cas5c gene encoding type I-C CRISPR-associated protein Cas5, translating to MGYGVKLHVSGDYACFTRPEMKVERVSYDVITPSAARGIIEAIYWKPAIRWIIDRIHVLNEIKFTNIRRNEVSEKISAASIKKVMNGGAVDLSLIASEARQQRASMVLRDVSYVIEAHFELTEKAGPDDHPEKHYNIALRRLRRGQCYHQPYLGTREFAAKFELLEADIPSSVYSGEQDLGWMLWDLDFENNMTPIFFRARMKNGIIELADFIKGR from the coding sequence ATGGGGTATGGCGTTAAGCTTCATGTTTCTGGTGATTACGCTTGTTTTACAAGACCAGAAATGAAAGTGGAACGGGTCAGCTATGATGTGATAACACCATCCGCAGCTAGAGGGATAATTGAGGCAATTTACTGGAAACCAGCTATTAGATGGATAATTGATCGAATTCATGTGTTAAATGAAATAAAGTTTACAAATATCCGCAGAAATGAAGTAAGCGAAAAAATATCGGCCGCAAGCATTAAAAAAGTCATGAATGGGGGCGCCGTAGATCTCTCTCTGATAGCCTCAGAAGCAAGGCAGCAAAGGGCATCAATGGTGCTAAGGGACGTTAGTTATGTAATTGAAGCACATTTTGAGTTGACTGAAAAAGCAGGCCCTGATGATCATCCTGAAAAACATTATAATATTGCGCTTCGGCGTCTTCGCCGAGGACAATGTTATCATCAGCCCTATTTGGGAACTAGGGAGTTTGCCGCAAAATTTGAATTGTTGGAGGCTGATATCCCGAGCAGTGTGTACAGTGGTGAACAAGACCTTGGTTGGATGTTATGGGATTTGGATTTCGAGAATAACATGACCCCAATTTTCTTTAGAGCAAGAATGAAGAACGGGATTATCGAGCTAGCTGATTTTATAAAGGGGAGGTGA